Sequence from the Halogeometricum sp. S3BR5-2 genome:
GTCGGCGAGACCGGGCTGATCGTTCCCCTTGCCGGCGCCGTCTCGTGGCAGGAACCACTTCTCGGACCGATGTCGACGTGGATCGTCTGGTATTTCGTCTGTTCGATGGCGTCACGGCAGATCATTCAGAAGACGTTCAATATCCAGACCTCTTCCACCTCGTCCTCGTAACACCGTCCAACAGATTGGTCTAGCGTTGAGTAGCCCCGAATTGGATCTCTCTGTGCTTTACTCATTCGAGAGATCTGTTCAGATTTACCAGTTCGCGGGAGAGACGCTTGTGTTCTAGAGCTATTGTCCCCAGAACTATTGCCGTGTCGTGATACCAACGTGCCTCGATTCAATCGGCCGTCGAGTTTCCTCGCCCGAACTCCCGTTCGATGAAAGAATCACTCAGCCGAGTCAGCGAATTCGCGCTTGACCTTCGCGAAGCTGTTCGCGGCTTTGTCCGTCGCCATAAGATATGCGAAGGCGAGAACGACACACCCAATCACAGCGGCCCAAACCGCGATTACGGTCCTGCCAGTCTGTGCTGACGTGAGTGCGAACTGTTCGATGTACAGTCCCGCCACGGACAGACCTGCTGAGCCGAGGCCGAACACGATAAGTTCGAGTAGTTCTGGGAGGACCTCTAGCACTGAGCTCATGATTGATTTTGAATCCGGAATCAGTGGGCTTCACTTTTTCCAAACAGAAATCTACTTGTCGCTGAGCAAGTGACCTACGGATATGCATGGACGATACGGTAATCTCGACTACTCACGCCTCACGAAGCTGAGCTTCTTATTTGGTGTCGGGATGTTCGTTGTAGGTGAACTCGGCGAGTTCGGGATTGAAAAAGCCGGGATGTCTGTCCCGGCTTGGGAACACAGTCTGTTGATGACGATGGCGGCAATCGGCGTCCTCGTCGCGCTTCTCTCGCCGTTTGTGTTCGGTATCGTCCTCCCCCTGACGGAGTAGACAGCCCGACGTGATCACCAGGCTGCTCCCGTCCAACGTTCCCTCTGACAGCGAGTTACACCTGCTCGTTTGCGGGTCGTGGCTCGCTGTCGAAGGCATTGACGAGTTGCTCCGGGAGCGTTTCCGGCGAGAACACCGAGACGAGATCTCCCGGCGTGATCTGGGTATCACCATTCGGTGTTATGTGGGTGCCATCTCGCTCGATCCCCACGACAAGAATCTCATCCGGTAGCAGACCCTCCTGATTGGCAGCTTTGAGCGTCAGTCCGGCGATGTCTGCAGTCTCCGAGACGGTGAACTCCACGACTTCTCCACCACCCACGACGGTCTGGAAGTCTGTCACTGCCGACGGCGCCCGATCCTCTTCGGGAGCGAACTCGTGGTACGGTTGGAACGTTTCATCGAGGACGATGTCCTCCCGTTCGATCGTCACCCCCGCTGCCGAGAGTTGCTGGGCGATGCGGTTGATGTCGGTCGTGTCCTCACCGACGGCGGTGATTACGAGGTTTTCCTGTCCGGCGAGGAGTTCCCGGACGTGAATCACCCCCGGGGTCGACAGCGCCTCGTTAGCGAGCGCTGAGCGCTTGCTGACGGGAGCCGTACAGGTGAACTGTGTCGTGACCTTGCCGTTGGAGTTCTCGTAATCGATGTCGGCATGATAGCCCCGAATGATTCCGTGTTCTTCCAACCGATTGATCCGGTTGCGTACCGTCGCCGGGGTGACATCCACCTCTTCGGCGATCATCGGAGCGGACGTGTCTCTCGCATTCATTCCGAGGTAGTAGAGGATCCGCCGATCAATCTCGTCGGGGCGGTAGGTCATGGTTCTAGCTACTGGCTATCCGGGCAAAGACGTTGTGCCCTCCACGCGACACCGATGGTTGTCGAGAGCGATTGCGAACACACTCTCTAATCATATTCAGAATACTGATTCAATAATATAAGCCACCACTTTTTTGCGCTACGAAAATAGACTGGGTGGTATGACATCGAATGGTAGCCGCTCCCCGTTCGAACGGCTCAAAGAGCATTACGACCACGAGGAGTTAGTCTGCCGAGAGTGTGGATTCGAAGACGAAGGCGGCGAGTGGGATGCTGAGGCCGACGGCGCCGACATCGTGTACACTCACACCTGCCCTAGATGCGGTGCGGAACGGGAACACACGTTAGGGCTTTCGGACCGCGAAACTGCACAGGAGCACGTGCAAGACCAACGGTGAAACCCCGTCAGTTTCGTTTGAGCGGGACCCTCTTTTTCAACGATCAGCTCTCCTCGTGTGACTCTCCCAGATAGCTCCAGTGGGTTTCTTCGGATCCGTCAGGCCGTGCTTCAAGCGTAACCAGATACGTCTCAACGATTCCCTCCTGTTCGAGTTCGGCAACGATTCTGCCGGCCTCGGCGTCCCGGAATTCGAACGCTGTAACGTCCTCTCGTTGTTCGAGGTCCGCTCGAACGAGTTCTTCGAGCTTTTGGCTCCGCTCCGACTCATCTTCGCCCGTCATCGAATCCGCCTCCGTTTGATTCGATCTCGGGCTTCCGTCTCGTCTAAACGGCACTGTCTGGCACAGTGAAGATGCTCAGTCGTCGGGCGTCCGGATCGTATGCTGTCTGTCACGGACCGCTTCCATCGCTGACAGCGTCGCTGGCCGTGTGCCGGACTCTGGGCGAGTCGCTGCTGTGTCGTACCATCTATTGGGTGTTTTCGGGACATTTCCTGTGTCGATGTGGTTAGTCGCCCTCAATCGAGGATCCGTCAGCGGATGCCTCTGTACGCTGGCGACCAGTCAGCGAGCGGTAGATGGGGTAGAGATAATCCTCGATCGGCCCCTGGACGCCGCGAGCGCCGGCATAGACGATGACGGGGACACCGGCCCCATCTGCGAGGTCGATGACACGGTCGGGCGTACTCCCGAATACCCAGCGTCTGAGTCTGCGGGTCCGGGTCGCACCGATAACGAGGATGCCCCCGTTCGAAGCAGCCGTCTCGACCAATCCCTCTGCCACGGTCGGTGCCTGTACGTTGTGGAGCTGTACTTCGGGTGCGTCGGAGAGTCCAGCAACGGTCGCGTCTGCGGACTCCGCACGGCCGCCGCCACCGTTGGGATCGACACTAATGACGTGGAGTTCTGCGCCGTTCCGCCCGAGTTGTTCGACCACCGGCAGCAACGCCTTGTGGTGGGGTCCGCCACCTGCGCCGACGTTGATGACCGAGGTGTCCGTCTCGTCGGTGAATCCGCGAACGAACATCACGCCACAGGGTGCTTTGTATTCGATGGTCTCGGCGACGTCGGTGTGCTCCTCGGGATATCCCATGAGGATCTGATCGACGTCACCCTCTCGGGCGGTCTGCAGGATGTCGAAGGCGACGTCCTGACAGATGTGCCCCTCGACGGTGTAGTCGGCGTCGAGCTGCTGTTCCGACAGTAGTTCCTGGATTCGGGTGACGCGCCCTTCCGCGGTCTCACGCACTGCTTCCGACGGCGTCTGTTCCGGAATCTGTGTGACGTTCAGCACACGGATGTGGGGATTGTCGTGTTGTAGCTTCCCCAGGGTATCGGCGAGCTTGATGTAGCGCGCGGCCCTGTCTGGTCGAGCGACCGCGACAAGCACCTGATACCGGTCGCCATCAGTCTCCTCGGTATCGCTACCACCACCTGTTCCCTCGGTAGTAGCTGGTTGTGGTTCGACAACCCGTTCGAATAGGTCGTCGACAGCCGGCGCGCCGCCCCACGCCAAATACGCTACCAGCAACACACCGACAAGGAAGACACCGACCAGGACACCCTTCAGTGGAAGGTTGTAGATCAGGGCGAGGTTCGCGAGGATGCCCACCACCGGCACAACAGGCACCCCGGGAACCCGGAACCCGCGCTTAATGTCCGGGTACCGCCGGCGCGAATAGATGAGTGCGAGGTTGACGACCGAGAGCGGCAACAGGAGGTTCAGTGTCGCGAACCCGGTCAGTGTCGTCAGTCCCAGCTCAGTGAGCGTTAGTGAGCCGACCACGGGGGCTGGAACGGTGACCTGGAACGGGAGTACACCCCCTTCTGCCGGGAACAGCATGATGAACGTGACGATCAGGAGGATGATGGTGCCCGTCGCAGTGGCGACACTCCAGAACGGGGTGTTGTACTGCGGATGAATCCGCGAGAACGGCCGAGGGGCCTGTCCCTGACGGCCCATCAGCGAACCGATGCCGCTGGCAGCGAGAATCGACGCGTTCGAGGCGCTGACCATACTGAAGATGGCGCCGGCGACGATGAGCGACCGCCCGATGGGCCCGAGGAAGCCGGCAGCGACTCGTCCCATGGCAGTTTCGCCCTCGCGGGCGATGACCTCCGCGGGCACCGGCGAGTTGACCATCGCGATGATCACCAGCGCATACAGTACGGTGACGGTGATGATCGAGGCGGCGATGGCTCGCGGGACGGTCCGCTTTGGTTCGATGATCTCGCCGGCGCTGGCGGCGATTGCGGAGAAGCCAAAGAAGGTGATGAACGCTAGCGCGGCGATGGTGACGATGCCGACCAGGTCCGTCGAGAAGTTCGCCGCGAAGGTTCCGACCGCCGTCGAAGGCCCTCGGAACGACAAGGCGCCGCCGATGAACGCAAACAGCACCGCCACCTTCGCACCGGTCACCAGCAGCTGGAAGGTCCCGCTTTCCTCAGTTCCCTGGGCGTTTAGTGTGCCCAGCAGGAGCGCAGCGAGCACCCCTGTTGTCCCGTGGGGCAAGGCATGGAGCGGCTCGGGGAGTACGAACCGGAAGAACCACTCGTCCATCGTCGCGAGATAGAACGCTGTCGTGCCGGTGTATCCGAGGAACAGCATCGCGCCGATGGCGTAGACGAGTGTGTCGTTCTCGAACGTGCGCGAGGAAAACAGGTAGCCACCACCGTTCTCGGAGTAAATCGAGGCGAACTCGGAGTAGCCGGCGGCGGTGATGCTGGCGACGATAGCTGCGATGACGAACGCGATGACGGCACTGGAGCCGATCGCCGCGACAGCAGTCCCGGAGAGAGAGAAGATGCCAGCGGCGATCATCGTTCCTAAGCCGATAGCGAACGCGATTTTGAAGTCCAGCGTTCGAGTGTGCTCGACCATTAGTAGTAATCAGCGTTAGTCACGTCTGCGAGGGTGGATCCCGTTTACATCTCTCCCGTCGACGTTGAGGTCACCTTCACGTATCGATTGTCCGTCAACTGGGGCACCAATTCCAGGTTCCATCTACCGCAATCTCTGTGGCCGACGGTTTGGGATCTCACCCTTCGAAGCGGTTGACATCCGCTTGCTGACTCCGGTCGTGTTACCTGTCGATGGCGGTCACTTGTACTAAACTGCGGTTCTGTCCTTATCCCGGTGAGCATTGATGTGCGGGACTTGGAATCTCGAATACAAAATTCCCTTTGGTGCGTGTTATTCATAGCTCCGCTAAGTGGCTCTCGATATTACTGAATCAAAAATAGATGGTGGTTTCGGACAGAGGAGTACATCGTCCATATAAGCGACGGGCTTCGTGAATCGCCTCGGGGGAACGCCCCGAGGCACTCGGCCTGCCCCGCCTAGTAACTCGCGCCGGCGACGTGGCGCGGGACCGATTCGATATGGACGCGCTCTGCGAACCGCAAACCGAGCGGCGCCGTAACCGGCTGGCCTTCCCGATGGATGGGACACGAGCACCCCTCGGGGGTGGGCGTATACTGAAAGCCGGTACTCCGTATTTGGTCGAGAGAGTGAGTTCCGGTCACGAGTCGGTGTCGTCGGTGCGCTCCTGTCGGTCGTTGTACCGCTCCAGTTCACGCCCGATTTTCTCGAGTGCCTCGACACCACGTTCGAGGAGCTGATGGGTGGCTCGCGCCAGTCGAAGCGTCTCCATCAGTACTCCCCTTCCGGGGATTCGATGAGGTTGTTGCTCTCTTCAGCGAGTTCCCGGATTACCCGTTCTAGGTCAGCATCCTCGGCAACCGTCAGATGTGCGAGCGGGGCAGGATATGCCCGGTCGCCCTGGCTACAGAGCACGACCAGCCACTCCTCGCTTCCATCCCCGAGTACGATGTAGTGGTCGCGATCAGCGCGCTGGAAGACCCGCCGGTCCGGGCGAGAGACGGCTCGCCAGTTCCCGGGGAGCGACGGTGACGGCCGTCCGCCGTCCGCGAGCGCGACGACGTCGTCGGTAAGGGTCGCCATCGCGGCGTCGATCTCCTCGCCAGTGAGGTGCCAGCACGCCGCGGCACCGTCGCACTCCAGCTGTGAGACCACCTGATTCCGGAACGCGATGTAGTGCTCACGGGCGAACTGTTCATCGTCGTAGTAGTCGAGCAGGAGTGCGCACGCGAGCTGGGCGGGCCCACTGCCTCGATACCCGATCTCGAAGCCACTCGGACTGTGGTTGACGAGATCGAGACTGCGGTCGGGCGTGAGCTCTGTGCCTTCAGGACGGCGAGTGACAACGAGCTCTCCTCGTTGACGTCGGCCGACGTACGCCGTCGTCATTTGAATCGCCCCCGTTCGTCCCGCTCGCGATCGGACACGTCCCACTCGTGGTCTGTTGGTTTAATCTCGGACCCGAAGCCGTGTCGTTCGGCGTGTTCGGTGCGACTGAGGAGTTCGAGGTTTTCTGGTCTGTTGTCCCACCTGACACCATTCTTATGATGAACGTGCTTGTCAGCGACGGCGTCGAATCCGCGCTCTGCCACCATTACGAGTCGGTGGATACCGACCGAGTCTGTCGTCCCACGATAGTTTGTGGCACAGATGACGTAGCCACGGTCGGTGAACACGGCGGGATGCCGTCGACGGTTCGGGGCCGCCTCACGTGCGTCTCGACGAGGAATGTCGAACTTCTGCATCCACTTATGAACCGTCGGTTGCGTACAGTCGAGCTTATCTGCGATCTCGTTCGTACTCAGCTCCTGTTCCCAGTAGAGTTCGTAGAGGAGCGATTCGTCTCGCCAGGGGTACTCTGAATCGGTCATGGCTCGGTAACGGGGAGTGGTTTCCCCCGCGCCCCTCTCGGGGGCAATAAACACTACCGAGCGGATTCGTACTTGAATCTCAGATCCAGTTCGTCACCGACCCGAGCAGGTCTGCAGACAGCGTGAGTTACGGTGGGAGGTGACGGTCGTAGATATTCCGCCGATGCCCGACCGCTTCGACGATGAGGACATCCTCGTCTCGGTCCCACGTGATGATCGCACGGTAGTCACCGGCACGAAGCTTGTAGTACGTGTAGCCGGTGAGCTTTTCGAGTCGGTGGGAGGTCCAGTCTTTCGCCTCGTCGAGTTTCTTCACCAACCGCTCTTGCGCTTCCGATTCGAGCCCCTCCAGCAAATCGAGTGCTTTCGGTGTCCACTCGACCTCAGTCA
This genomic interval carries:
- a CDS encoding DUF6166 domain-containing protein; this encodes MTTAYVGRRQRGELVVTRRPEGTELTPDRSLDLVNHSPSGFEIGYRGSGPAQLACALLLDYYDDEQFAREHYIAFRNQVVSQLECDGAAACWHLTGEEIDAAMATLTDDVVALADGGRPSPSLPGNWRAVSRPDRRVFQRADRDHYIVLGDGSEEWLVVLCSQGDRAYPAPLAHLTVAEDADLERVIRELAEESNNLIESPEGEY
- a CDS encoding type II toxin-antitoxin system RelE family toxin, producing the protein MTEVEWTPKALDLLEGLESEAQERLVKKLDEAKDWTSHRLEKLTGYTYYKLRAGDYRAIITWDRDEDVLIVEAVGHRRNIYDRHLPP
- a CDS encoding HVO_0649 family zinc finger protein yields the protein MTSNGSRSPFERLKEHYDHEELVCRECGFEDEGGEWDAEADGADIVYTHTCPRCGAEREHTLGLSDRETAQEHVQDQR
- a CDS encoding HNH endonuclease signature motif containing protein, yielding MTDSEYPWRDESLLYELYWEQELSTNEIADKLDCTQPTVHKWMQKFDIPRRDAREAAPNRRRHPAVFTDRGYVICATNYRGTTDSVGIHRLVMVAERGFDAVADKHVHHKNGVRWDNRPENLELLSRTEHAERHGFGSEIKPTDHEWDVSDRERDERGRFK
- a CDS encoding amino acid permease, which produces MVEHTRTLDFKIAFAIGLGTMIAAGIFSLSGTAVAAIGSSAVIAFVIAAIVASITAAGYSEFASIYSENGGGYLFSSRTFENDTLVYAIGAMLFLGYTGTTAFYLATMDEWFFRFVLPEPLHALPHGTTGVLAALLLGTLNAQGTEESGTFQLLVTGAKVAVLFAFIGGALSFRGPSTAVGTFAANFSTDLVGIVTIAALAFITFFGFSAIAASAGEIIEPKRTVPRAIAASIITVTVLYALVIIAMVNSPVPAEVIAREGETAMGRVAAGFLGPIGRSLIVAGAIFSMVSASNASILAASGIGSLMGRQGQAPRPFSRIHPQYNTPFWSVATATGTIILLIVTFIMLFPAEGGVLPFQVTVPAPVVGSLTLTELGLTTLTGFATLNLLLPLSVVNLALIYSRRRYPDIKRGFRVPGVPVVPVVGILANLALIYNLPLKGVLVGVFLVGVLLVAYLAWGGAPAVDDLFERVVEPQPATTEGTGGGSDTEETDGDRYQVLVAVARPDRAARYIKLADTLGKLQHDNPHIRVLNVTQIPEQTPSEAVRETAEGRVTRIQELLSEQQLDADYTVEGHICQDVAFDILQTAREGDVDQILMGYPEEHTDVAETIEYKAPCGVMFVRGFTDETDTSVINVGAGGGPHHKALLPVVEQLGRNGAELHVISVDPNGGGGRAESADATVAGLSDAPEVQLHNVQAPTVAEGLVETAASNGGILVIGATRTRRLRRWVFGSTPDRVIDLADGAGVPVIVYAGARGVQGPIEDYLYPIYRSLTGRQRTEASADGSSIEGD
- a CDS encoding Lrp/AsnC family transcriptional regulator; the encoded protein is MTYRPDEIDRRILYYLGMNARDTSAPMIAEEVDVTPATVRNRINRLEEHGIIRGYHADIDYENSNGKVTTQFTCTAPVSKRSALANEALSTPGVIHVRELLAGQENLVITAVGEDTTDINRIAQQLSAAGVTIEREDIVLDETFQPYHEFAPEEDRAPSAVTDFQTVVGGGEVVEFTVSETADIAGLTLKAANQEGLLPDEILVVGIERDGTHITPNGDTQITPGDLVSVFSPETLPEQLVNAFDSEPRPANEQV